GATGCTGCTCGCCGTCGCGGGCCTCTTCCTGATCCGTTCCGCGACCGGGCGCGACTACGTCAAGGATTTCTTCGTCCATCAAATCGAACAGAACATCGGCCGCAAGCTGGAAGTGGGGATGGTCCGCATCGTGCTGTTCCCAGGCCTCCATCTCGACCTGCGCGATGTCACGATCTATGAGCCGGACGGCCAGCGGGTGTTCGTCAAGGCCCAGCGGATCGATACCGTGCTTCGATTGCTTCCGCTGCTTCGCCGCCAGGTCATCGGCAAACGCCTCGCCATCGAAGGGCCGGAGATCACCCTGCACCGGACGGCCCCGGGCTCATGGAACATCGCCGCCATCGCCTCGGCGTCCGGCGCACCCTCAGGCGGCCACAAGCCCACGGATTGGCTGATGTTCGTCAAGGAGACGACGATTCGACAGGGGACGCTCAAGCTGATCGACGACGGGCGTCCGGACGGGACCCGCACGGTACAGTTGCACGAGGTGAACGGGTCGTTCATGGTCCGTCCGGAATTTCAGCAGGCCGACGTCGCGATGACGGCGCGCTGGCCCAACGATCCTGGTCTGGCCGCCCTGTCCTTGACCGGAACCGTCGGGCAAAGCGCGCCTTCCGCGGGATTTGGGTCCGACGACGCAGGCCGGGCCGGCCCCTTGTATCAATTCGAAGGCCGGATGCAGGCCACCAAGCTCCAGGTTCGGCAACTGGCCGATCTGCTGGGCCCCAGGCCGCTGCCGCAAGAACTCACCGGGACGCTCGACCTCCAAGGGCACCTGCGGGTCGTGCCGGGGGTGAATGGATATGATGTGCTGTTCCACGAGGTCGCAGTGCGGTTGGATAAGCTTGCCCTGACCGCGCGCGCGAGCCTCGCCGGGATCTTGTCCCCTCAGCCAACCGTGTCCATCACGTTCAGCTCCTCTCCCATCAAGCTCCATGATCTCTTGACTTATGTGCCGCTGCGTTGGATCCATCCCGTGATCCAAACGGTCCTGGAGGAGCGTGAGATCGACGGCACGGTGGAAATTGCCAATGCCACCGTGATCGGTTCTCCCGATCCCACCCCGCAGTTCGGCATCACCGGAGAGTTTCGCATTACCGATGGAAGGGCGCTCCTCGGCGCCGACCGGGTCCTCACGCAACATTTGACGGGGACGGTCTTTGTCGATGCAGGACGGATCCGTATCCCCTCGTTCTCCGGAGACTACGGGGCTCTCCATATCAGCCAGGGGAAGGCCCTGATTTCGTTTCTGGACGCAGGACCGTGGCTGGAAATGGATCTGACCGGCGACATGACGGCGGCCAATCTCGTCAGCTATCTGGCCAACTCGCTTCGCGCTCCGAGCGTCTCGCAGTTTCTCACCTCGATCCGCAATATCCAAGGCGTGGCGGTCCCGACGTTTCGACTGGTCGGCGCGCTCAACCAGCCAGGCGGGATTACGTTCGTTGGCGGAGAAGTGAAGGCCGACGACCTCAGCTTCGACACGCCGGCATTGCCACAGCGCGTACACCATGTCACCGGTCGTGTCCGTTATTCCCAGAGCGGGACCGAATTTGACAGCGTGACCGGCCAAGTGGGCTCGACCCGCTTCAGCATCCACGGAACCGTGACGGCCGGAGCATCCGGCGCCTTTCAGGATGTTGCGATCCAGGCCAAGGGCGAGGTGGCGGAGTTGGCTGTGCTCTTGCCCAGCCAGGCCATGGCCATGACCACCAGGCTTATGCAGGGGCCAGTGTCGCTGTCGGTCATCCTGTCCGGTCCGTCCGAGAGACCGCGCCTCCGGACACAGGTCCATCTGGCAGAAGCCCTGCTCCGCCTGCCCTGGGTCGGCGAAAAACCGGCCGGCATTCCTGCCTCGCTGGAGCTGGAGGGAGCCATCGCCCCAGAAGGATTCACGATCACGCAGGTCGACGCGGTAGTCCCGCCGGCGCGGATCGGTTTGAAAGGTAAACTGGTGTTCGGCCGCCGCTTCAGCATCGATGCGTCGCTGGCGACGGGAACGGTCGCCGTCTCCGGTCTGCCGGAATGGTTGAATCGGGGCGGCCTCGAAGCGGGACAGGTGGAAGTGTCCCTCGACGTGAAAGGATCCCAGCCCGACTGGTCCACCTGGCGCACAACCGGTTGGATCGCCTTGACCAACGGTCTAATGAGCCTGAAGGGCGTGGAGGGGCCGATCCAAGATCTCTACGCCCGCGTCAGGCTGGTCCGCGACGGTGCGGAACTCAAGCAACTCAGTTTCAAGGTTTTGGACAGCGACCTGTCGCTTTCCGGCACGTTGCGCAACTGGAGCACGAAACCGACGATCATGGCCAAGATCGAGTCGTCCCACCTGGACATCGACTTGATCATCCCCAAGGAGGGCCGCTCGCCGGTTCGCGATCTGCTGGAGTATCTGGCGGCCACCAGCCAAGTGACGGCCACCGCCTTGATCGAACGGGGGGTCTACAAGCAGTTTCGCGTCGGCGGCCTCTCGGGCCGCATCAACATCGAGAACGGCGTTCTCGACATCGATCGCGTGAA
The DNA window shown above is from Nitrospira tepida and carries:
- a CDS encoding YhdP family protein — protein: MRRLIRIAVLSVVAVMLLAVAGLFLIRSATGRDYVKDFFVHQIEQNIGRKLEVGMVRIVLFPGLHLDLRDVTIYEPDGQRVFVKAQRIDTVLRLLPLLRRQVIGKRLAIEGPEITLHRTAPGSWNIAAIASASGAPSGGHKPTDWLMFVKETTIRQGTLKLIDDGRPDGTRTVQLHEVNGSFMVRPEFQQADVAMTARWPNDPGLAALSLTGTVGQSAPSAGFGSDDAGRAGPLYQFEGRMQATKLQVRQLADLLGPRPLPQELTGTLDLQGHLRVVPGVNGYDVLFHEVAVRLDKLALTARASLAGILSPQPTVSITFSSSPIKLHDLLTYVPLRWIHPVIQTVLEEREIDGTVEIANATVIGSPDPTPQFGITGEFRITDGRALLGADRVLTQHLTGTVFVDAGRIRIPSFSGDYGALHISQGKALISFLDAGPWLEMDLTGDMTAANLVSYLANSLRAPSVSQFLTSIRNIQGVAVPTFRLVGALNQPGGITFVGGEVKADDLSFDTPALPQRVHHVTGRVRYSQSGTEFDSVTGQVGSTRFSIHGTVTAGASGAFQDVAIQAKGEVAELAVLLPSQAMAMTTRLMQGPVSLSVILSGPSERPRLRTQVHLAEALLRLPWVGEKPAGIPASLELEGAIAPEGFTITQVDAVVPPARIGLKGKLVFGRRFSIDASLATGTVAVSGLPEWLNRGGLEAGQVEVSLDVKGSQPDWSTWRTTGWIALTNGLMSLKGVEGPIQDLYARVRLVRDGAELKQLSFKVLDSDLSLSGTLRNWSTKPTIMAKIESSHLDIDLIIPKEGRSPVRDLLEYLAATSQVTATALIERGVYKQFRVGGLSGRINIENGVLDIDRVNARSEGGHITGRLVVHLPKEEPADAEASFRVAGVPLEELSHLVGVREHFMTGEVRLTGTLRGHGRNPHGMLPTLSGDAEVLVTGGRIFKSQKRALWKILSILNLPAVLQGQIDLEKDGLPFDKLTASIVMQNGRCDSDRLVLDSPVVKISGAGHYDLPTDQLEMVYAVSPFGSYSKFVKNIPLFGRLFAGDRTGIATAFFEAKGSMDDPEVTYLPMKSLGEGLSSLASLAYDVLRNTFKMPKEFITGSDEAAPAPSSEIDAPSRVPGGNLY